A genomic segment from Sparus aurata chromosome 10, fSpaAur1.1, whole genome shotgun sequence encodes:
- the phka1a gene encoding phosphorylase b kinase regulatory subunit alpha, skeletal muscle isoform isoform X6: protein MRSRSNSGVKLDNYARMVQQTILRHQDPVTGLLPVTPDQPHSWVRDNVYSVVSVWALSLAYRKNADRDEDKAKAYELEQSVVKLMRGILQGILRQLDKVEKFKYSRSTSDSLHAKYNTRTCAPVVGDDQWGHLQVDATSLFLLFLAQMTASGLHIVYTQDEVDVVQNLMFYIEAAYKVADYGMWERGDKTNQGITEINASSIGMAKAALEALDELNLFGAKGGPGSVVHALADDIQHCQSILTSMLPRASMSKEVDAGVLAIISYPAFAVEDMSIVNVTKEEIISKLQGRYGCCRFLRDGHKTPKEDPNRLYYESAELKLFENIECEWPLFWTYLILDGIFINSPEQVTEYQEALEGILIKQKDGIRLVPELYSVPPDKVEEECMNPHSVERIPMGKLPLKWGQSLYILGNLLTEGFLAPGEIDPLNRRFSTIPKPDVVVQVSILAETEEIKELLLQNGIEVETVADIHPIHVQPSRVLSHIYARLGRNPRLGLTGRPCRRIGVLGTSKFYIIRNTMFSFTPQFIDHQQFYLALDNKMIVEMLRTEIAYLASRWRMTGRPTVTFPISQSMLTEDHTNLDPAVLATLKKLQDGYFGGARIQTGKLSEFMTTSCFAHLSFLDGKASGSMSRHDEAYDAADDADDERDGDGYVHELRCDDEADDLAQYLDHLLAHSAPKKAKLPVKGGLGRFKALATKTKEMVSLKNKAQDLGIQNVNMYLSNKLFRSRQPSLNLNLPEPSTQQDSQVPQVSVTSESGIPRDASGAIDYNALALLLKDTQNLQDQADILYILFKDKGMEWDTNLHGKGSTVRTLLTDLYEKAGELKHWSLIRMISGMLKKKVEELDSACSDLLAHQKHLTVGLPPEPREKTITAPIPPDQLAALIDEASDSNISVAILTQELMVYLAMSIRTQPSLFSEMFRLRIGLIIQVMATELAQSLNCSGEEATESLMSLSPSELKNLLHHILSGKEFGVQRSVRELDAGVSPAISIHHLGNVGATKSERAGISKLKSDMKMAEHRLSLTDPSKSMRSQSLDIENVESGRYRLPSIESLDIPESIPAAKDTRQGQWLRRRRLDGALNRVPVGFYQKVWKILQKCHGLSIEGFVLPSSTTQEMTPGEIKFSVHVETVLNRVPQPEYRQLLVEGILVLTMLADVDIPSIGSIIHVEKIVHLANDMFYKDQKDLGAEEHILERDPSTGVCRLLYDSAPSGRFGSMTYLTKAVAAYVQDFLPSGSCAVQ from the exons ATGAGAAGCAGGAGCAACTCCGGGGTGAAACTGGACAACTATGCCCGGATGGTGCAGCAAACTATCCTCAGACACCAG GATCCAGTGACGGGTCTTCTGCCAGTCACCCCGGATCAGCCTCACTCCTGGGTCAGAGACAATGTTTACAGTGTGGTGTCGGTGTGGGCCCTCAGTCTGGCCTACAGGAAGAACGCCGACAGGGACGAAGACAAGGCCAAGGCCTACGAGCTGGAGCAG AGTGTGGTGAAGCTAATGAGAGGCATCCTGCAGGGTATACTGAGGCAG CTGGACAAGGTGGAGAAGTTTAAATACAGCAGAAGCACCTCGGACTCGCTCCACGCCAAGTACAACACCAGGACCTGTGCTCCGGTTGTCGGGGACGACCAGTGGGGTCACCTACAGGTCGACGCCACCTCactcttcctgctcttcctcgCTCAGATGACGGCGTCCG GTCTCCACATCGTCTACACCCAAGACGAAGTGGACGTGGTTCAGAATCTCATGTTCTACATCGAGGCAGCTTACAAAGTGGCT GATTACGGGATGTGGGAAAGGGGAGACAAAACCAACCAGGGCATCACTGAGATTAACGCCAGCTCGATAGGCATGGCCAAG GCAGCTCTGGAGGCTTTAGATGAACTCAACCTGTTCGGAGCGAAAGGAGGACCGGGATCTGTGGTCCACGCCCTGGCTGATGACATACAGCACTGCCAG TCCATCCTGACGTCCATGTTACCCCGAGCGTCCATGTCTAAAGAGGTGGACGCAGGCGTCCTGGCTATCATCTCATATCCCGCCTTCGCTGTCGAGGACATGAGCATCGTCAACGTGACCAAGGAGGAGATCATCTCTAAACTGCAG GGTCGATACGGCTGCTGCAGGTTCCTCAGAGACGGACACAAAACACCAAAAGAG GATCCAAACCGTCTGTACTACGAGTCTGCAGAGCTGAAGCTGTTTGAAAACATTGAGTGTGAGTGGCCGCTCTTCTGGACCTACCTCATCCTGGACGGCATATTTATCAACAGCCCCGAACAG GTGACGGAGTACCAGGAGGCTCTGGAGGGCATCCTGATCAAACAGAAAGACGGGATACGACTGGTGCCGGAGCTCTACAGCGTCCCTCCAGACAAG gtggaggaggagtgcATGAACCctcactctgtggagaggatcCCGATGGGTAAACTACCTCTGAAGTGGGGACAGTCTCTGTACATCCTGGGAAACCTCCTGACCGAG GGATTTCTCGCTCCCGGAGAGATTGACCCTCTGAACCGACGCTTCTCCACCATCCCCAAACCCGATGTGGTGGTACAGG TGTCGATTCTGGCGGAGACTGAGGAGAtcaaagagctgctgctgcagaacgGGATCGAAGTGGAGACCGTCGCCGACATCCATCCCATCCACGTGCAGCCGTCCAGGGTCCTGAGCCACATCTACGCCAGACTCG GTCGTAACCCGAGGCTGGGTCTGACGGGTCGGCCCTGCAGGAGGATAGGAGTTCTGGGAACCTCCAAGTTCTACATCATCAGAAACACCATGTTCTCATTCACACCTCAG ttCATCGACCACCAGCAGTTCTACTTGGCGTTGGACAACAAAATGATTGTGGAGATGTTAAGGACAGAAATCGCCTACCTTGCGTCCAGGTGGAGGATGACCGGACGACCCACCGTCACTTTTCCCATTTCACAGTCTATGTTGA ctgaagACCACACAAACCTGGACCCTGCAGTCTTGGCTACACTGAAGAAGCTGCAGGACGGATATTTTGGAGGAGCAAG gaTCCAGACGGGGAAGCTGTCGGAGTTCATGACCACCTCCTGCTTCGCTCACCTGAGCTTCCTGGACGGTAAGGCTTCTGGCAGCATGAGCCGTCACGACGAAGCGTatgatgctgctgatgatgctgatgatgagcGTGACGGCGATGGATACGTGCATGAGTTACGTTGTGATGATG AGGCCGACGACCTCGCTCAGTACCTGGACCACCTGTTGGCTCACTCCGCCCCCAAGAAGGCCAAGCTTCCGGTCAAAGGAGGTCTGGGGAGGTTCAAGGCCCTGGCCACAAAAACCAAGGAGATGGTGTCCCTGAAGAACAAGGCTCAGGACCTGGGCATTCAAA ATGTCAACATGTACCTGTCGAACAAGCTGTTCCGCTCCCGTCAGCCCTCCCTCAACCTGAACCTCCCAGAACCGTCTACACAGCAAGACTCCCAG GTTCCACAGGTGTCGGTCACATCAGAGAGCGGCATCCCGAGAGACGCCAGCGGAGCCATCGACTACAACGCGTTGGCCCTGCTGCTGAAAGACACGCAGAACCTCCAGGACCAGGCCGATATACTCTACATCCTCTTCAAAGACAA GGGAATGGAGTGGGACACGAACCTGCACGGTAAAGGCTCGACGGTCAGGACTTTGCTGACCGACCTTTACGAGAAGGCGGGTGAGCTCAAACACTGGAGCCTCATCAGGATGATCTCCGGCATGCTGaagaagaaggtggaggagcTCGACTCG GCCTGCTCTGATTTGCTGGCGCACCAGAAGCACCTGACCGTCGGTCTTCCTCCCGAGCCGAGAGAGAAAACCATCACGGCTCCGATCCCTCCCGACCAGCTGGCCGCCCTCATCGACGAGGCCAGCGACAGCAACATCAGCGTGGCCATCCTCACTCAG GAGCTCATGGTGTACCTGGCGATGAGCATCAGGACTCAGCCCAGCCTGTTCAGTGAGATGTTCAGGCTGCGTATCGGCCTCATCATCCAGGTGATGGCCACCGAGCTGGCTCAGTCGCTCAACTGCTCAG gagaggaGGCCACGGAGAGTCTGATGAGCCTGAGCCCGTCAGAACTGAAGAATCTCCTCCACCACATCCTCAGCGGCAAAGAGTTCGGCGTGCAGCGCAGCG TCAGAGAGCTGGACGCCGGCGTCAGTCCCGCCATCTCCATCCATCACCTTGGCAACGTGGGCGCCACCAAGAGCGAGAGAGCCGGCATCAGCAAGCTGAAGAGCGACATGAAGATG gCGGAGCACAGGTTGTCGTTGACGGACCCGTCTAAG AGCATGCGATCTCAGTCTCTGGACATAGAAAACGTTGAATCTGgg AGGTACAGGTTGCCGTCCATTGAGTCTCTGGATATTCCGGAGAGCATCCCGGCCGCCAAGGACACCAGACAAGGCCAGTGGCTGCGCAGGAGGCGTCTGGACGGAGCGCTGAACCGAGTCCCTGTGGGCTTCTACCAGAAAGTCTGGAAGATCCTGCAGAAG TGCCACGGTTTGTCCATAGAAGGGTTTGTCCTCCCGTCCTCCACCACCCAAGAG ATGACACCCGGAGAGATCAAGTTCTCCGTCCACGTGGAGACGGTCCTGAACCGCGTCCCGCAGCCGGAGTACCGgcagctgctggtggagggCATCCTGGTGCTCACCATGTTGGCCGACGTGGACATCCCGAGCATCGGCTCCATCATCCACGTGGAGAAGATCGTCCACCTGGCCAACGACATGTTCTACAAGGATCAG AAGGACCTGGGGGCCGAGGAGCACATCCTGGAGAGGGACCCGTCCACCGGCGTGTGCAGGCTGCTGTACGACAGCGCCCCCAGCGGACGCTTCGGGAGCATGACCTACCTCACCAAGGCCGTGGCGGCGTACGTGCAGGACTTCCTGCCCAGTGGGTCGTGTGCGGTGCAGTGA
- the phka1a gene encoding phosphorylase b kinase regulatory subunit alpha, skeletal muscle isoform isoform X11, which yields MRSRSNSGVKLDNYARMVQQTILRHQDPVTGLLPVTPDQPHSWVRDNVYSVVSVWALSLAYRKNADRDEDKAKAYELEQSVVKLMRGILQGILRQLDKVEKFKYSRSTSDSLHAKYNTRTCAPVVGDDQWGHLQVDATSLFLLFLAQMTASGLHIVYTQDEVDVVQNLMFYIEAAYKVADYGMWERGDKTNQGITEINASSIGMAKAALEALDELNLFGAKGGPGSVVHALADDIQHCQSILTSMLPRASMSKEVDAGVLAIISYPAFAVEDMSIVNVTKEEIISKLQGRYGCCRFLRDGHKTPKEDPNRLYYESAELKLFENIECEWPLFWTYLILDGIFINSPEQVTEYQEALEGILIKQKDGIRLVPELYSVPPDKVEEECMNPHSVERIPMGKLPLKWGQSLYILGNLLTEGFLAPGEIDPLNRRFSTIPKPDVVVQVSILAETEEIKELLLQNGIEVETVADIHPIHVQPSRVLSHIYARLGRNPRLGLTGRPCRRIGVLGTSKFYIIRNTMFSFTPQFIDHQQFYLALDNKMIVEMLRTEIAYLASRWRMTGRPTVTFPISQSMLTEDHTNLDPAVLATLKKLQDGYFGGARIQTGKLSEFMTTSCFAHLSFLDGKASGSMSRHDEAYDAADDADDERDGDGYVHELRCDDEADDLAQYLDHLLAHSAPKKAKLPVKGGLGRFKALATKTKEMVSLKNKAQDLGIQNVNMYLSNKLFRSRQPSLNLNLPEPSTQQDSQVPQVSVTSESGIPRDASGAIDYNALALLLKDTQNLQDQADILYILFKDKGMEWDTNLHGKGSTVRTLLTDLYEKAGELKHWSLIRMISGMLKKKVEELDSACSDLLAHQKHLTVGLPPEPREKTITAPIPPDQLAALIDEASDSNISVAILTQELMVYLAMSIRTQPSLFSEMFRLRIGLIIQVMATELAQSLNCSGEEATESLMSLSPSELKNLLHHILSGKEFGVQRSVRELDAGVSPAISIHHLGNVGATKSERAGISKLKSDMKMRYRLPSIESLDIPESIPAAKDTRQGQWLRRRRLDGALNRVPVGFYQKVWKILQKCHGLSIEGFVLPSSTTQEMTPGEIKFSVHVETVLNRVPQPEYRQLLVEGILVLTMLADVDIPSIGSIIHVEKIVHLANDMFYKDQKDLGAEEHILERDPSTGVCRLLYDSAPSGRFGSMTYLTKAVAAYVQDFLPSGSCAVQ from the exons ATGAGAAGCAGGAGCAACTCCGGGGTGAAACTGGACAACTATGCCCGGATGGTGCAGCAAACTATCCTCAGACACCAG GATCCAGTGACGGGTCTTCTGCCAGTCACCCCGGATCAGCCTCACTCCTGGGTCAGAGACAATGTTTACAGTGTGGTGTCGGTGTGGGCCCTCAGTCTGGCCTACAGGAAGAACGCCGACAGGGACGAAGACAAGGCCAAGGCCTACGAGCTGGAGCAG AGTGTGGTGAAGCTAATGAGAGGCATCCTGCAGGGTATACTGAGGCAG CTGGACAAGGTGGAGAAGTTTAAATACAGCAGAAGCACCTCGGACTCGCTCCACGCCAAGTACAACACCAGGACCTGTGCTCCGGTTGTCGGGGACGACCAGTGGGGTCACCTACAGGTCGACGCCACCTCactcttcctgctcttcctcgCTCAGATGACGGCGTCCG GTCTCCACATCGTCTACACCCAAGACGAAGTGGACGTGGTTCAGAATCTCATGTTCTACATCGAGGCAGCTTACAAAGTGGCT GATTACGGGATGTGGGAAAGGGGAGACAAAACCAACCAGGGCATCACTGAGATTAACGCCAGCTCGATAGGCATGGCCAAG GCAGCTCTGGAGGCTTTAGATGAACTCAACCTGTTCGGAGCGAAAGGAGGACCGGGATCTGTGGTCCACGCCCTGGCTGATGACATACAGCACTGCCAG TCCATCCTGACGTCCATGTTACCCCGAGCGTCCATGTCTAAAGAGGTGGACGCAGGCGTCCTGGCTATCATCTCATATCCCGCCTTCGCTGTCGAGGACATGAGCATCGTCAACGTGACCAAGGAGGAGATCATCTCTAAACTGCAG GGTCGATACGGCTGCTGCAGGTTCCTCAGAGACGGACACAAAACACCAAAAGAG GATCCAAACCGTCTGTACTACGAGTCTGCAGAGCTGAAGCTGTTTGAAAACATTGAGTGTGAGTGGCCGCTCTTCTGGACCTACCTCATCCTGGACGGCATATTTATCAACAGCCCCGAACAG GTGACGGAGTACCAGGAGGCTCTGGAGGGCATCCTGATCAAACAGAAAGACGGGATACGACTGGTGCCGGAGCTCTACAGCGTCCCTCCAGACAAG gtggaggaggagtgcATGAACCctcactctgtggagaggatcCCGATGGGTAAACTACCTCTGAAGTGGGGACAGTCTCTGTACATCCTGGGAAACCTCCTGACCGAG GGATTTCTCGCTCCCGGAGAGATTGACCCTCTGAACCGACGCTTCTCCACCATCCCCAAACCCGATGTGGTGGTACAGG TGTCGATTCTGGCGGAGACTGAGGAGAtcaaagagctgctgctgcagaacgGGATCGAAGTGGAGACCGTCGCCGACATCCATCCCATCCACGTGCAGCCGTCCAGGGTCCTGAGCCACATCTACGCCAGACTCG GTCGTAACCCGAGGCTGGGTCTGACGGGTCGGCCCTGCAGGAGGATAGGAGTTCTGGGAACCTCCAAGTTCTACATCATCAGAAACACCATGTTCTCATTCACACCTCAG ttCATCGACCACCAGCAGTTCTACTTGGCGTTGGACAACAAAATGATTGTGGAGATGTTAAGGACAGAAATCGCCTACCTTGCGTCCAGGTGGAGGATGACCGGACGACCCACCGTCACTTTTCCCATTTCACAGTCTATGTTGA ctgaagACCACACAAACCTGGACCCTGCAGTCTTGGCTACACTGAAGAAGCTGCAGGACGGATATTTTGGAGGAGCAAG gaTCCAGACGGGGAAGCTGTCGGAGTTCATGACCACCTCCTGCTTCGCTCACCTGAGCTTCCTGGACGGTAAGGCTTCTGGCAGCATGAGCCGTCACGACGAAGCGTatgatgctgctgatgatgctgatgatgagcGTGACGGCGATGGATACGTGCATGAGTTACGTTGTGATGATG AGGCCGACGACCTCGCTCAGTACCTGGACCACCTGTTGGCTCACTCCGCCCCCAAGAAGGCCAAGCTTCCGGTCAAAGGAGGTCTGGGGAGGTTCAAGGCCCTGGCCACAAAAACCAAGGAGATGGTGTCCCTGAAGAACAAGGCTCAGGACCTGGGCATTCAAA ATGTCAACATGTACCTGTCGAACAAGCTGTTCCGCTCCCGTCAGCCCTCCCTCAACCTGAACCTCCCAGAACCGTCTACACAGCAAGACTCCCAG GTTCCACAGGTGTCGGTCACATCAGAGAGCGGCATCCCGAGAGACGCCAGCGGAGCCATCGACTACAACGCGTTGGCCCTGCTGCTGAAAGACACGCAGAACCTCCAGGACCAGGCCGATATACTCTACATCCTCTTCAAAGACAA GGGAATGGAGTGGGACACGAACCTGCACGGTAAAGGCTCGACGGTCAGGACTTTGCTGACCGACCTTTACGAGAAGGCGGGTGAGCTCAAACACTGGAGCCTCATCAGGATGATCTCCGGCATGCTGaagaagaaggtggaggagcTCGACTCG GCCTGCTCTGATTTGCTGGCGCACCAGAAGCACCTGACCGTCGGTCTTCCTCCCGAGCCGAGAGAGAAAACCATCACGGCTCCGATCCCTCCCGACCAGCTGGCCGCCCTCATCGACGAGGCCAGCGACAGCAACATCAGCGTGGCCATCCTCACTCAG GAGCTCATGGTGTACCTGGCGATGAGCATCAGGACTCAGCCCAGCCTGTTCAGTGAGATGTTCAGGCTGCGTATCGGCCTCATCATCCAGGTGATGGCCACCGAGCTGGCTCAGTCGCTCAACTGCTCAG gagaggaGGCCACGGAGAGTCTGATGAGCCTGAGCCCGTCAGAACTGAAGAATCTCCTCCACCACATCCTCAGCGGCAAAGAGTTCGGCGTGCAGCGCAGCG TCAGAGAGCTGGACGCCGGCGTCAGTCCCGCCATCTCCATCCATCACCTTGGCAACGTGGGCGCCACCAAGAGCGAGAGAGCCGGCATCAGCAAGCTGAAGAGCGACATGAAGATG AGGTACAGGTTGCCGTCCATTGAGTCTCTGGATATTCCGGAGAGCATCCCGGCCGCCAAGGACACCAGACAAGGCCAGTGGCTGCGCAGGAGGCGTCTGGACGGAGCGCTGAACCGAGTCCCTGTGGGCTTCTACCAGAAAGTCTGGAAGATCCTGCAGAAG TGCCACGGTTTGTCCATAGAAGGGTTTGTCCTCCCGTCCTCCACCACCCAAGAG ATGACACCCGGAGAGATCAAGTTCTCCGTCCACGTGGAGACGGTCCTGAACCGCGTCCCGCAGCCGGAGTACCGgcagctgctggtggagggCATCCTGGTGCTCACCATGTTGGCCGACGTGGACATCCCGAGCATCGGCTCCATCATCCACGTGGAGAAGATCGTCCACCTGGCCAACGACATGTTCTACAAGGATCAG AAGGACCTGGGGGCCGAGGAGCACATCCTGGAGAGGGACCCGTCCACCGGCGTGTGCAGGCTGCTGTACGACAGCGCCCCCAGCGGACGCTTCGGGAGCATGACCTACCTCACCAAGGCCGTGGCGGCGTACGTGCAGGACTTCCTGCCCAGTGGGTCGTGTGCGGTGCAGTGA
- the phka1a gene encoding phosphorylase b kinase regulatory subunit alpha, skeletal muscle isoform isoform X7 encodes MRSRSNSGVKLDNYARMVQQTILRHQDPVTGLLPVTPDQPHSWVRDNVYSVVSVWALSLAYRKNADRDEDKAKAYELEQSVVKLMRGILQGILRQLDKVEKFKYSRSTSDSLHAKYNTRTCAPVVGDDQWGHLQVDATSLFLLFLAQMTASGLHIVYTQDEVDVVQNLMFYIEAAYKVADYGMWERGDKTNQGITEINASSIGMAKAALEALDELNLFGAKGGPGSVVHALADDIQHCQSILTSMLPRASMSKEVDAGVLAIISYPAFAVEDMSIVNVTKEEIISKLQGRYGCCRFLRDGHKTPKEDPNRLYYESAELKLFENIECEWPLFWTYLILDGIFINSPEQVTEYQEALEGILIKQKDGIRLVPELYSVPPDKVEEECMNPHSVERIPMGKLPLKWGQSLYILGNLLTEGFLAPGEIDPLNRRFSTIPKPDVVVQVSILAETEEIKELLLQNGIEVETVADIHPIHVQPSRVLSHIYARLGRNPRLGLTGRPCRRIGVLGTSKFYIIRNTMFSFTPQFIDHQQFYLALDNKMIVEMLRTEIAYLASRWRMTGRPTVTFPISQSMLTEDHTNLDPAVLATLKKLQDGYFGGARIQTGKLSEFMTTSCFAHLSFLDGKASGSMSRHDEAYDAADDADDERDGDGYVHELRCDDEADDLAQYLDHLLAHSAPKKAKLPVKGGLGRFKALATKTKEMVSLKNKAQDLGIQNVNMYLSNKLFRSRQPSLNLNLPEPSTQQDSQVPQVSVTSESGIPRDASGAIDYNALALLLKDTQNLQDQADILYILFKDKGMEWDTNLHGKGSTVRTLLTDLYEKAGELKHWSLIRMISGMLKKKVEELDSACSDLLAHQKHLTVGLPPEPREKTITAPIPPDQLAALIDEASDSNISVAILTQELMVYLAMSIRTQPSLFSEMFRLRIGLIIQVMATELAQSLNCSGEEATESLMSLSPSELKNLLHHILSGKEFGVQRSVRELDAGVSPAISIHHLGNVGATKSERAGISKLKSDMKMLDPSLSFSRKSMRSQSLDIENVESGRYRLPSIESLDIPESIPAAKDTRQGQWLRRRRLDGALNRVPVGFYQKVWKILQKCHGLSIEGFVLPSSTTQEMTPGEIKFSVHVETVLNRVPQPEYRQLLVEGILVLTMLADVDIPSIGSIIHVEKIVHLANDMFYKDQKDLGAEEHILERDPSTGVCRLLYDSAPSGRFGSMTYLTKAVAAYVQDFLPSGSCAVQ; translated from the exons ATGAGAAGCAGGAGCAACTCCGGGGTGAAACTGGACAACTATGCCCGGATGGTGCAGCAAACTATCCTCAGACACCAG GATCCAGTGACGGGTCTTCTGCCAGTCACCCCGGATCAGCCTCACTCCTGGGTCAGAGACAATGTTTACAGTGTGGTGTCGGTGTGGGCCCTCAGTCTGGCCTACAGGAAGAACGCCGACAGGGACGAAGACAAGGCCAAGGCCTACGAGCTGGAGCAG AGTGTGGTGAAGCTAATGAGAGGCATCCTGCAGGGTATACTGAGGCAG CTGGACAAGGTGGAGAAGTTTAAATACAGCAGAAGCACCTCGGACTCGCTCCACGCCAAGTACAACACCAGGACCTGTGCTCCGGTTGTCGGGGACGACCAGTGGGGTCACCTACAGGTCGACGCCACCTCactcttcctgctcttcctcgCTCAGATGACGGCGTCCG GTCTCCACATCGTCTACACCCAAGACGAAGTGGACGTGGTTCAGAATCTCATGTTCTACATCGAGGCAGCTTACAAAGTGGCT GATTACGGGATGTGGGAAAGGGGAGACAAAACCAACCAGGGCATCACTGAGATTAACGCCAGCTCGATAGGCATGGCCAAG GCAGCTCTGGAGGCTTTAGATGAACTCAACCTGTTCGGAGCGAAAGGAGGACCGGGATCTGTGGTCCACGCCCTGGCTGATGACATACAGCACTGCCAG TCCATCCTGACGTCCATGTTACCCCGAGCGTCCATGTCTAAAGAGGTGGACGCAGGCGTCCTGGCTATCATCTCATATCCCGCCTTCGCTGTCGAGGACATGAGCATCGTCAACGTGACCAAGGAGGAGATCATCTCTAAACTGCAG GGTCGATACGGCTGCTGCAGGTTCCTCAGAGACGGACACAAAACACCAAAAGAG GATCCAAACCGTCTGTACTACGAGTCTGCAGAGCTGAAGCTGTTTGAAAACATTGAGTGTGAGTGGCCGCTCTTCTGGACCTACCTCATCCTGGACGGCATATTTATCAACAGCCCCGAACAG GTGACGGAGTACCAGGAGGCTCTGGAGGGCATCCTGATCAAACAGAAAGACGGGATACGACTGGTGCCGGAGCTCTACAGCGTCCCTCCAGACAAG gtggaggaggagtgcATGAACCctcactctgtggagaggatcCCGATGGGTAAACTACCTCTGAAGTGGGGACAGTCTCTGTACATCCTGGGAAACCTCCTGACCGAG GGATTTCTCGCTCCCGGAGAGATTGACCCTCTGAACCGACGCTTCTCCACCATCCCCAAACCCGATGTGGTGGTACAGG TGTCGATTCTGGCGGAGACTGAGGAGAtcaaagagctgctgctgcagaacgGGATCGAAGTGGAGACCGTCGCCGACATCCATCCCATCCACGTGCAGCCGTCCAGGGTCCTGAGCCACATCTACGCCAGACTCG GTCGTAACCCGAGGCTGGGTCTGACGGGTCGGCCCTGCAGGAGGATAGGAGTTCTGGGAACCTCCAAGTTCTACATCATCAGAAACACCATGTTCTCATTCACACCTCAG ttCATCGACCACCAGCAGTTCTACTTGGCGTTGGACAACAAAATGATTGTGGAGATGTTAAGGACAGAAATCGCCTACCTTGCGTCCAGGTGGAGGATGACCGGACGACCCACCGTCACTTTTCCCATTTCACAGTCTATGTTGA ctgaagACCACACAAACCTGGACCCTGCAGTCTTGGCTACACTGAAGAAGCTGCAGGACGGATATTTTGGAGGAGCAAG gaTCCAGACGGGGAAGCTGTCGGAGTTCATGACCACCTCCTGCTTCGCTCACCTGAGCTTCCTGGACGGTAAGGCTTCTGGCAGCATGAGCCGTCACGACGAAGCGTatgatgctgctgatgatgctgatgatgagcGTGACGGCGATGGATACGTGCATGAGTTACGTTGTGATGATG AGGCCGACGACCTCGCTCAGTACCTGGACCACCTGTTGGCTCACTCCGCCCCCAAGAAGGCCAAGCTTCCGGTCAAAGGAGGTCTGGGGAGGTTCAAGGCCCTGGCCACAAAAACCAAGGAGATGGTGTCCCTGAAGAACAAGGCTCAGGACCTGGGCATTCAAA ATGTCAACATGTACCTGTCGAACAAGCTGTTCCGCTCCCGTCAGCCCTCCCTCAACCTGAACCTCCCAGAACCGTCTACACAGCAAGACTCCCAG GTTCCACAGGTGTCGGTCACATCAGAGAGCGGCATCCCGAGAGACGCCAGCGGAGCCATCGACTACAACGCGTTGGCCCTGCTGCTGAAAGACACGCAGAACCTCCAGGACCAGGCCGATATACTCTACATCCTCTTCAAAGACAA GGGAATGGAGTGGGACACGAACCTGCACGGTAAAGGCTCGACGGTCAGGACTTTGCTGACCGACCTTTACGAGAAGGCGGGTGAGCTCAAACACTGGAGCCTCATCAGGATGATCTCCGGCATGCTGaagaagaaggtggaggagcTCGACTCG GCCTGCTCTGATTTGCTGGCGCACCAGAAGCACCTGACCGTCGGTCTTCCTCCCGAGCCGAGAGAGAAAACCATCACGGCTCCGATCCCTCCCGACCAGCTGGCCGCCCTCATCGACGAGGCCAGCGACAGCAACATCAGCGTGGCCATCCTCACTCAG GAGCTCATGGTGTACCTGGCGATGAGCATCAGGACTCAGCCCAGCCTGTTCAGTGAGATGTTCAGGCTGCGTATCGGCCTCATCATCCAGGTGATGGCCACCGAGCTGGCTCAGTCGCTCAACTGCTCAG gagaggaGGCCACGGAGAGTCTGATGAGCCTGAGCCCGTCAGAACTGAAGAATCTCCTCCACCACATCCTCAGCGGCAAAGAGTTCGGCGTGCAGCGCAGCG TCAGAGAGCTGGACGCCGGCGTCAGTCCCGCCATCTCCATCCATCACCTTGGCAACGTGGGCGCCACCAAGAGCGAGAGAGCCGGCATCAGCAAGCTGAAGAGCGACATGAAGATG cTCGACCCGTCACTGTCCTTCAGTCGCAAG AGCATGCGATCTCAGTCTCTGGACATAGAAAACGTTGAATCTGgg AGGTACAGGTTGCCGTCCATTGAGTCTCTGGATATTCCGGAGAGCATCCCGGCCGCCAAGGACACCAGACAAGGCCAGTGGCTGCGCAGGAGGCGTCTGGACGGAGCGCTGAACCGAGTCCCTGTGGGCTTCTACCAGAAAGTCTGGAAGATCCTGCAGAAG TGCCACGGTTTGTCCATAGAAGGGTTTGTCCTCCCGTCCTCCACCACCCAAGAG ATGACACCCGGAGAGATCAAGTTCTCCGTCCACGTGGAGACGGTCCTGAACCGCGTCCCGCAGCCGGAGTACCGgcagctgctggtggagggCATCCTGGTGCTCACCATGTTGGCCGACGTGGACATCCCGAGCATCGGCTCCATCATCCACGTGGAGAAGATCGTCCACCTGGCCAACGACATGTTCTACAAGGATCAG AAGGACCTGGGGGCCGAGGAGCACATCCTGGAGAGGGACCCGTCCACCGGCGTGTGCAGGCTGCTGTACGACAGCGCCCCCAGCGGACGCTTCGGGAGCATGACCTACCTCACCAAGGCCGTGGCGGCGTACGTGCAGGACTTCCTGCCCAGTGGGTCGTGTGCGGTGCAGTGA